In Myxococcus virescens, the genomic stretch GTTCAGAGCCTCGAACTCGGCGATTCTGGTGCGCAAGCCGCGCCGCCGGGGGAGCGTAAGTCGGCGTGAGTTCCTGGGTTTCCCAAAGCGTTCGCGGTGAGACGGTGCGCGTCCAGCTCACCACCGTGGACCTCATCATCGTCGTGTCCTGCGCGTTGGCTTCGCTGCTCCTGCTGGGGCCGGGCCGGTGGGCGCCAGATGCGCTGCGCTGCGCGGGATTGTTCGCGGTGGTGGGCCTGGGGCCGCTCGTCTTCCGGACGCTGGCCGCGTCGTTCCCGGGGCACCGGTGGATTCATGTCCTCGCGGACTGGTGGCTGCTGCCCACCGCGGTGATGACGCACGGCTGGCTGGCTCCCGTGGTGGACACGGTGAACCCCTTCCTCAAGGACGCGCAGTTGGTGGCGGCCGACCAGCGGCTCTTCGGCATGCAGGCGGCGGTGGTGCTGTCGCGCGTCGTCCCGGCCTGGCTCAACGACATCCTGATGGTCTGTTACTACGGCCACTTCGTCTGGGCGCTGGTGATGGGACTGGTGCTCTACCGGCGCCCGGGCGGCGCGGAGTACGACGAGTACCTCACCGCGTTGGGGCTCCTCTTCTTCCTCAACTACGCGGCGTATGCGCTGGTGCCCGCGGTGGGGCCTCGCTACTTCCTGGTCGATGCGTTCGATGGGCCACTGCGGGGCACGCTGACGCCGTTGCTGGATTCACTCATGCGCAAGCCGCTGTTCGCGCGGGATTGCTTCCCGTCAGGACACACCGGCGCCACGCTGTTGGTGCTGTACTACGCTTGGCGGTTCTCCCGCCGCGTCTTCTGGGTGATGTTGCTGCCGGGCCTGGGGCTCATCGCGGC encodes the following:
- a CDS encoding phosphatase PAP2 family protein, translating into MRVQLTTVDLIIVVSCALASLLLLGPGRWAPDALRCAGLFAVVGLGPLVFRTLAASFPGHRWIHVLADWWLLPTAVMTHGWLAPVVDTVNPFLKDAQLVAADQRLFGMQAAVVLSRVVPAWLNDILMVCYYGHFVWALVMGLVLYRRPGGAEYDEYLTALGLLFFLNYAAYALVPAVGPRYFLVDAFDGPLRGTLTPLLDSLMRKPLFARDCFPSGHTGATLLVLYYAWRFSRRVFWVMLLPGLGLIAATLVGRFHYATDLLCAVPMVMLVTGLALGVSRAARQREVAKDARSVPVDAIVRP